A segment of the Candidatus Brevundimonas phytovorans genome:
CGATGAAGATCTTGCCGACATCGCCCAGGTCCAGCTTGACGGTCTTGCCGAGGCCAGAGTTGTCGCCCACGGCGCTACGAATGTGATCAGTGACGGCGTTCAGGTCCAAGTGCGTCTCTCCCAAGAGCAAGATTGAGGCGCAGGCGTAGCCCGCTGCGAGGGCGGCGCCAAGATCACGCTAGGGAAAGCGGCGACCGGTCGCGCCCCGGACGCCGCCCCGCCGTCCCTAGAAGCTGGCCTTCAGCCCCACCACGAAGCGGTCGTCGGTCAGCGGCCCGTCCACGTCCGTGTCATGATAGCGCACGTCCACCGCCAGGTTGTCGGTCAGGGCATAGGCCAGGCCCAGGTTCCAGGTGGTGTAGTCGTCGGTGACGTCCAGCCACTGATGGCCGACCGCGCCCGAGACGGTCCACTTGTCGGCCAGGGCGTAGGCGGCGTTGGCTTCCAGATAGGTCGCCTCATCATCCACGCCGAAGAAGTCGGGCGAATAATAGACCGCCGCGCCCAGGGTCGCCGGACCGACGGCCCGCGACGCCGCCGCCTTGAACTCCACGAAGTTGTAGTCCGCCGCGCCGGGCTCGTTGACGTAGAGGTAGCCCAGCACGCCGAAGTCCAGGGCATAGCCCGCCGCCTCGGTGCGATACCCGCCGTACAGATCCACCTCCGCGTCGGTGTCGTCGCCAAAGTCGACCGTGGACGCCCAGGTCCCGGCATAGAAGCCGCCGCCGAAGGTCACGTCGACCCCGCCCTGAATCGCCGGATCCTCATTGGTCTGGCTGGCGCCGCGGAAGACGTAGTCGCTGACCACGCCGATGTTGAACGCCACCTCGGGCTGGCTTTGCGCCTGGGCCGAGCCGGCGGCGATCAGGACCAGCGCACTGGCGCCGATAAGAACTCGTTTCATGACATATCCCCTTGATGTCTGTGGTTGCCGCACGTCTGCCCGCAAAGTCGTTGATGAACAGCGACCAGGGGGCCTCTTTCGAAAGTTTCGCTTGTTGATGGCGGGACGCGGCAGGGAGGCGCCGCGTCCCGCCCCTCTTCCTCAGACGCCGTCCAGCACTTCCCCGTGCAGGTGGGCGTCCAGGCCGTCTTCCTCCTGCGCGTCGGTGACGCGAAGGCCCGTGGTGTATTTGCAGATCAGCAGGATGATCAGCGTGCCGACCGCGCTCCACAGGATGGTCCAGACCAGACCCAGGGCCTGGGCCCCGATGTTGGCCCCTTCCGACAGGCTGTTGATCGCGGTGGAGGCGAAGACGCCCGTCAGCAGCGCGCCGACCAGGCCGCCCGCGCCGTGCAGGCCGAAAGCGTCCAGGCTGTCGTCATACTTCAGCAGCTTCTTCAGCCAGACCGACGAGACGTAGCAGGCCGGACCGGCGATCAGGCCGATGACGACCGCGCCCTTGGGATCGACGAAGCCCGCCGCCGGCGTAATGGCGACCAGACCCGCGACGACGCCCGACAGGACCCCGATCAGCGACCATTTCTTCTTGTAGATGACCTCGACGAACTTCCAGGTCAGCGAGGCCGCGGCCGCCGCCAGCAGAGTGTTGATCAGGGCCGCGCCCATCAGGCCGTTGGCGGCGCCCGCCGAACCGGCGTTGAAGCCGATCCAGCCGACCAGCAGCAGCGAGGCGCCAATCATGGTCAGAACCGGATTGTGCGCCGTGATAGGCTCGACGCCGTAGCCCTTTCTCGGCCCAAGGAACAGGGCGCAGACCAGGCCCGCCACGCCCGAGTTGACGTGCACCACCGCGCCCCCGGCGAAGTCCAGCACCCCTTGCGCTCCCAGGAAGCCGCCGCCCCAGACCCAGTGGGCGATGGGGGCATAGACGATCAGCGACCACAGGGCCGTGAACAGCAGCATCCCCGAGTATTTCAGACGCTCCGCAAACGCCCCGGTGATCAGCGCCGGGGTGATGATGGCGAAGGTCAGTTGGAAGGACACCCAGAGGAACTCTGGAATGCCCGGCAACAGGCTATGCGCCGTGTCCACCGTCACCCCGTTCAGGAACAAGGCGTCCAGACTGCCGACATACTGGTTGACCCCCGCATCTCCGTTGGTGCCGAAGGCGATGGTGTAGCCGGCGATGAACCAGGTCAGCGACACGACCGCAAAGGCGGCGACCGACTGGGTGATCGTGGCGATGACGTTTTTGCGGCGCACCATGCCGCCATAGAAGAGCGCCAGACCCGGCAGGGTCATCAGCAGGACCAGGGCGGTGGAGGTCCCCAGCCAGGCCGTGCCCGCCGCATCCAGCTCCAGCGGAACCTGATGCAAAAACAGCGCCGGAGCAGGCTCCGACGCTGTAACAGCGGCACTGGCGATGTTGGCGACGGTCGCGGCGTCCGGCGCCGCAAGCGCCGCACCGACCGCGAACAATCCCCCGGTCAGACAAAGAAGGGCGAGAAGCCCCGGTAGACTATTTTTCAACTGCGTCATGCCTGTATCCCCTCATGCGTTTCGCAGTTGCGAACATTTTATTGCATTTGCTAACTCGGCAAGAGGGAAAATGCGGCGCACTGAGAATTTTTCACCACAAGGTCACGCCGTTCCTCGACGCGAGAGACATTCACCACCCACGATCGAGCCTGAAAGAGAAGATTTACCTCAAAGACTCACCGAAACCGCCACACACAGACCCGCGATCGTCGACTTTACAGGCTTTTACGATGGCCGCCGTCGCGGGGCCCTAGGATGCCCGCAACCCGATGTGCGAGGCCGCGCCATGACCCCCCAGTTGTCTTCCGACGACGCTCACCTGAATCGCCTGTGGCGCCGAACCTTCGGCCAGCCCCTGCCGCTGATCGGCGCGCCGGAGATCGCACGGCGCATCCTCCGCCAGAACGGCGTCTCGGCCAGGGATCTCGCCCGCCCGCTCGCGAACGAAGCCGCATTGCCGCCCGTCACGCCGACAGAACCGCGATGAACGACGGAAAGCAAAAGAAGCGGCGCCCCGCCCTACCCGGCCTAGAGCGCCCGAGGTGGAAGGCCGTCGCCCAAGGCGGCGCCCTCCGGCCACGCCAACGGCCCGATCAGAGTATCCTTCTCGACACAGAACGGGTTCATCTGTCCCTCCCAACCGCCATTCAGCGAGCAGGAATAGCAGCCCGAAACCGTGGCCCCAGCGACAAGGACGGCCATTACCTTCCAGACGCGACCGGATTTGGAAAGGGCGTGCGGGACGTCTCTCATAGCGACAGCCTATCACCATCCGGCGCGACGTCACGCCAGCCGCCATCATCCCTGATGGGCCCAGAACCCGGAACGGGGCTTGAACGTTTGCGATTTTTCGGCTGCCCCCCGACGACGGGGGTTTCTGGCGGAGACGGAGGGCGCGCTACCTTTCCGCTATGACGGAGTTTGCGCGCCGATCTCCTGCTCCGCCCTAAGTCACGCCCTAAGCGGCGTCGGGCGTTTCGGCCAGCAAAGCCTCGAGAGACGATCTGGGGATAACCGTCTTCGCCCCGATTTTCACCCGCCGAAGCTGCCCGTTTTTCATCAGGTCGAAGATCGTGGATCGGCCGACCCCAAGAGCCTCGGCGGCTTCGGCCGGCGAATAGGCCAGCTTGTTGTCGTTCGCAGCGCTCATTGCCAGATGCCCCTTCCCTGCTCCCGCGCCAGCCGCTCCTCGCGCCGGTATGGATCGCCATAGTTGGTCTCGGAAATGGCCAGGCCCTCGCGAACGAGGATGGCCCCCAGGTCGCGGCCGTTGACCGTGCAACGCGCCACGTTTCGACGATAGCGGTCCGTGTCGGTGATCCCGCAGCGGGCGCCGTTGGCGGCGAGTTGGCGGGCGCGGGTCTTGGCGCGCTCGGCGGTGGCCCGTGCGGCTGGAGAACACGCCCACACATCGGGGCGTTGGCGGCATCGGGTGAACGGCGCGACTTCTCCGGCATCGATCCCGGCCAGTCGAACGCGATGGCGCTCGCCGTCAGCGGTCACGCACCGCCCGCTGTCGCCGTCGGACATCAGGAGGGTGGCGCAGATCAGGACGAGCGCACTCATGTAGGATCGCCCTTCGGCAGCGTCGCGCCCCAGGGCAAGATTTCACCCGCGCCGCCCTCGCTGAAATGGTCCAGAGCGCGTTGCACTTCGGGGTGTTCGAACAGGCCCGCGGCGCCAGCCAGCGTGCCGATGACCTGATAGGCCTCGCCGGCCGCATTACCTTCGCGATCGCCAGCCGCGAGCCGTGTTGCCAAGCCGACCTTCTCGCTGGTCGCGTTGAACTTCCGCGCCACTGCAGCCTCCAGATCGATGCCGTAGTGCATGGCGATCAGGTCTGCGCAGATCAGGACGTCGGCCAGTTCGTCCGCCAGTTCGTCGACGGTCGCGCGCGAGCCGAGGATGCCGAGCCGCTCGCGCTCCAGCTTCTTGATGACATTGCAGGCCTCGCCGACTTCGCCAGCCAGCTCGTTGCCCCGATAGGCGGCGGTGATCTGGTTGTCCTGATCCCACTCGGCTTGGCGAGCGATATTGGCGGCGCGGAGGGTCGTGTGCGTGGTCATATTTGTGCTCATAGCAGGCGCCGTCACCTTCTCGCGCGGGCTCATGGTCTCAGGCATCACCACGTCTCCCCGGTCAGTTCGTCGATGGGGCAGGAATAGAGGCTGGGCTTTTTCGGCTTCATGCCGAGCAGATCAGCGACCTTCTCCAGTTCCTTCATCTCGGCGTCGATCTGGTCTCGGATCGCCACGATCCGCTCAACACGTCGCTCCAGCACCCCTATGTCGTGGTTCGCGTTCTCCCATCGCTGCGCCAATTTCTCGGCGCGGCGCTGAACGTCATCGCGAATGGTCTCAGGCATCGGGGCGGTCATGCGTCACCTGCCAGAATATCCTGACGTGCAACCAAGCCCGTCGAGTTGTTCCAATACATGCCGTAGAACGGGCATCCCGGCCCCTGAACGTGACCATAGCCGCGACGCTCCAGGCTGCGCGCAACGGCATAATCAGCGCCGTTCTTAAGCTCGACGCCACAACCCTCATCGCCCGTCACGTCGTCAGGGTCGCTCTCGCAGATCATCGCGCGCTGCTTCACTGTGAAGTTGCTCATTCCCCCGCCTCCCTAGGTGCTGCGGATAGGGATTGGTCAGCCTTCAGCTTTCGATGGTTCCAGTTGTAGGCCGAGGTTTCGTAGTCGCCGTATGCATCCTCGATCTCATCAGTCTGGACACAACCTCGGCGGCACTCGATCCAGCTTTCAACGGCGTCTTCGCACACACGATAGGTCACGTAGCGGGCCTTGGAGCCGCAGTCGCACAAGCGAAGGTCCATCACTGCCCCTTCTGTTGCAGGGCGGTGAGGGCTTGGGCCGCCTTCTCGAAAGCCGACAGTGGCAAGGGCTGTATTACGGGTGAAGGGTTGCCTGGGTCCGGCGCGCATACCTCGACCACGGACCAGCAGCCGAACTTGTCGGCCAGTGCCGCAAACGGCTTCAACGCCTCAACCGCCGCCCGCAGCTTCTCAGCCTCTGGCGCGGGCGGGGTGTGATTGTCGATGATCTTGAGAACGTCGCCCGTAGCGGTAGACGCCTCCTCGTTGTCCAAGCAGAAGTCTTGCTGGAACAGGGCGTGGATCGCGTTGGCGACCGGGCTGTCAGGCCACGGTTCATCCTCGACCGCCTCCGGCTGCGCTTCCTCGCGGGCTTGGGGCTGGGCGCGGAGGCGGCCATTAATCTCAGTGAACGACAACCCGCACCCTTGGCAGGTCCAGCCTTGGATTTCACCGCCGCAACTCTGACACGCCAACGCATCTGCCGGGGCTTCCTCGCGGGTGGCGAGGGCGGCGGCTAGGTGGTCAGCCAGAATGCGCATCTCCTCTTCGCCGGTCGAAATGGTGGTTCCGTCATTCGACATAAGGTCCACCAATGGGTAGCCGACGTGCGGGTCATCCTCCCACGACATGTTGCTGAGATTGTAGTTCCTCAGGGCGCGGAACAGCACCTCAGATGACACGGCCCCGCCTTCCTCGCGCACAGGGGCGGCGGCGAGCATGGCGGAAATCTCCCTGCGCGGTGCCGACAACGGCAACAGGTTCACGGCTCGCTCCAGCAGGGAAACCGGAACGGACACTCGGGGCGTGGCAGGGGCGGTCATGCGGTCCTCGCATCAAAAAGGTCGCGTTGATCAGGGGTGAGGCCGTCGAGGTCTCCCCATTGGTCAGCCATAGCGTTGGCGATGCCGTCGAAGGTCTTGGACCTGAAGGCCCAGCGATCAGCCGATGGCGGGGCGCGGTGGATGGCCGACCACGCCTTGTGTTCGTCGGTTCCAGGTTTCGGCGGCGTCAGGCGGTCGGTCGCAACCAGAGGGGGTAGGCCGCGCAGATAGAGCCCGGTTCCCTTGAAGGCCTTCTCACCGAACCACCAAGGCTGGACAGTCTGAGCCGGACGCCGGAAGTCGCGGATGCGCTCACGGGCATGAGGGTTCATGACCGGGTTCTCAACGCAGATCCGCTCGACAGGTGCGGTCCACAGGTCGGAAAACAGCGCCGCGCCCTGATCCAGGTGCAGCCACATCACGGCCAGTCTCTCGTCCCGCGTCATGCCGGGCCACGCCGCCAACTCCTCAGGCGTGCAGTCCCGTGGAGGGTTCGTCGGCGGCTCCTTGAGCCACCGGACGCCCGAGTTGCAAAGGCGCGTACAGGGCGGATGGAAGACGGCGAGCAGGTCCCATCCGTCGTTCAGGAAGTCGCGCACGTCTCCGACCAGGTGACGGTTCGATCCGTCCGCGGCGGGCAGCAGGTCGCATGACCAGGCATCGTGCCCCCGCGCGGCGAAGGCCCGGCGAACGACGCCGGAGAACTCGCAGCCGATGAGCACCCTCATGCTGCGATCTCCACGGCCGAGAACATGCCCTGGTCGCCAGCGATGCGGCGGCGAGCGATATCGGCGTATTCGGGGTTCAGTTCGATGATGGTGCAGTCGAGCCCGAGGCGGTCAGCCACCAGTGCCGTGGTGCCGGCGCCGCCGAACGGATCCAGCACTTTGCCGCCGGCCGGGCAGCCAGCGCGAAGGCAGCGCTCCACCAGCTCAGTGGGGAACGTCGCAAAGTGCGCGCCCTTAAACGGTTGGATCGCCATCTCGAAAACGGTCAACGGTGCCGGTTCATAGTTCCGAAGGTAGCGCCCCTCGCCACGCGGCGTATTTGCAATGCCGGTGTGGTTGATGTGGCCTTCGTGACGTGGCGAGACCGTCCGGCTCTTGCCCTTTTCCCGGCCCTGTCGATGGTGCGATCCGTGGCCGCCTTCGCCTGTGTCCCACCCATCGGGCATCTTCACCCGGCGGTTGCCGGTGACAGCACGCGGCCCAGGCTCGCCGCCGACGTAGGATCCCCCGCGGTAGGTCGCCGCATCTTC
Coding sequences within it:
- a CDS encoding TorF family putative porin, coding for MKRVLIGASALVLIAAGSAQAQSQPEVAFNIGVVSDYVFRGASQTNEDPAIQGGVDVTFGGGFYAGTWASTVDFGDDTDAEVDLYGGYRTEAAGYALDFGVLGYLYVNEPGAADYNFVEFKAAASRAVGPATLGAAVYYSPDFFGVDDEATYLEANAAYALADKWTVSGAVGHQWLDVTDDYTTWNLGLAYALTDNLAVDVRYHDTDVDGPLTDDRFVVGLKASF
- a CDS encoding ammonium transporter, with product MTQLKNSLPGLLALLCLTGGLFAVGAALAAPDAATVANIASAAVTASEPAPALFLHQVPLELDAAGTAWLGTSTALVLLMTLPGLALFYGGMVRRKNVIATITQSVAAFAVVSLTWFIAGYTIAFGTNGDAGVNQYVGSLDALFLNGVTVDTAHSLLPGIPEFLWVSFQLTFAIITPALITGAFAERLKYSGMLLFTALWSLIVYAPIAHWVWGGGFLGAQGVLDFAGGAVVHVNSGVAGLVCALFLGPRKGYGVEPITAHNPVLTMIGASLLLVGWIGFNAGSAGAANGLMGAALINTLLAAAAASLTWKFVEVIYKKKWSLIGVLSGVVAGLVAITPAAGFVDPKGAVVIGLIAGPACYVSSVWLKKLLKYDDSLDAFGLHGAGGLVGALLTGVFASTAINSLSEGANIGAQALGLVWTILWSAVGTLIILLICKYTTGLRVTDAQEEDGLDAHLHGEVLDGV
- a CDS encoding helix-turn-helix domain-containing protein; this translates as MSAANDNKLAYSPAEAAEALGVGRSTIFDLMKNGQLRRVKIGAKTVIPRSSLEALLAETPDAA
- a CDS encoding thermonuclease family protein, whose translation is MSALVLICATLLMSDGDSGRCVTADGERHRVRLAGIDAGEVAPFTRCRQRPDVWACSPAARATAERAKTRARQLAANGARCGITDTDRYRRNVARCTVNGRDLGAILVREGLAISETNYGDPYRREERLAREQGRGIWQ
- a CDS encoding MazG-like family protein, with amino-acid sequence MTTHTTLRAANIARQAEWDQDNQITAAYRGNELAGEVGEACNVIKKLERERLGILGSRATVDELADELADVLICADLIAMHYGIDLEAAVARKFNATSEKVGLATRLAAGDREGNAAGEAYQVIGTLAGAAGLFEHPEVQRALDHFSEGGAGEILPWGATLPKGDPT